In a genomic window of Aggregatimonas sangjinii:
- a CDS encoding potassium channel family protein, with translation MLQLSRSKIYLALALLLAVLLFGVLGYRFIAEYTWVEALYMTVITMATVGFKEVRPLDTGAQIFTVLLILCSVFILGFAISVISEYILSRNSMQLLKKKRVKNKIKNLSEHVILCGYGRNGMQASERLNAYKKPFVVVERDKEIIERYEQEVLFVEGDANDDEVLREAGIEQAHYLICALPDDAANLFVVLSARQLNVKLFIISRASLVTSQKKLLLAGANKVIMPDKIGGDHMASLVVMPDLITFMDKLGTEGEHTTNLEEVPIEDFRDQVDCNSLRDLDLRKRTGCTIIGYIAPDGEYIINPEADLQLQPKSKVIVLGRPEQIRKLNEMFHIA, from the coding sequence ACTTTCCCGTTCTAAAATCTATCTTGCATTGGCCCTGCTCCTTGCAGTGCTGTTGTTCGGAGTTTTGGGATATCGATTTATTGCTGAATACACTTGGGTCGAGGCGCTTTATATGACTGTGATTACCATGGCCACTGTCGGTTTTAAGGAAGTGCGCCCTCTTGATACGGGCGCACAGATTTTTACCGTACTTTTAATTTTATGCAGTGTTTTTATATTGGGCTTCGCGATTTCGGTAATTTCAGAATATATATTGAGCCGAAATTCCATGCAACTTTTAAAAAAGAAGAGGGTGAAAAATAAAATCAAAAATCTATCTGAGCACGTGATACTTTGCGGGTATGGGAGAAACGGGATGCAGGCGTCAGAGCGTTTGAACGCTTACAAAAAACCCTTTGTCGTGGTTGAACGGGATAAGGAGATTATCGAGCGATATGAGCAAGAAGTACTTTTTGTCGAGGGCGATGCCAATGATGATGAAGTATTAAGAGAGGCGGGCATTGAACAAGCCCACTATTTAATCTGTGCATTGCCCGATGATGCTGCGAATCTTTTTGTAGTGCTCTCGGCGCGACAATTGAATGTTAAATTATTCATTATCAGTAGAGCCTCTTTGGTAACATCACAAAAAAAATTGCTACTAGCTGGTGCGAACAAGGTCATCATGCCGGACAAGATCGGCGGGGATCATATGGCATCGTTAGTGGTCATGCCAGATTTGATAACATTTATGGACAAATTGGGTACCGAAGGAGAGCATACGACTAATCTTGAGGAGGTACCCATAGAGGACTTTAGGGACCAAGTGGATTGTAACTCCTTACGAGATCTGGATTTAAGAAAACGAACCGGCTGTACCATCATAGGCTATATAGCCCCCGATGGAGAGTATATCATCAATCCCGAAGCCGATTTACAATTACAACCCAAAAGCAAGGTCATCGTCCTGGGCAGACCCGAGCAAATTCGTAAACTGAATGAAATGTTTCACATTGCCTAA